One genomic window of Micromonospora sp. WMMD1128 includes the following:
- a CDS encoding cellulose binding domain-containing protein, with the protein MRTRRRFFVAAALAVATAAIGAATVTGPAGAESNGGVRVMPLGDSITEGTQVPGGYRIGLWQRLNSAGYRVDLVGSQYNGPGNLGDHDHEGHPGWRIDQIDANIVGWLRNTTPRTVLLHIGTNDILQNYNVSGAPNRLSSLIDKITATAPDAEVFVAQLIPLSNSGQESAVRTFNAAIPGIVQSKVNAGKRVHLVDMHSALNTSDLIDGIHPTANGYDKMAAVWYNALRAVPGSIGNVGGSTTPPPTTAPPTTPPPTTPPPTTPPPTTPPPGGGACTATYALAGQWPGGFQATVTVTAGGAAISGWTVTWTWANGQTISQSWSATISGSGAAVTARNVSYNGALGAGASTQFGFLGSVSGANNNPTLSCAAA; encoded by the coding sequence ATGCGTACACGGAGGAGATTCTTCGTCGCGGCGGCCCTCGCGGTCGCGACGGCCGCGATCGGCGCGGCGACCGTCACCGGGCCGGCGGGCGCCGAGTCCAACGGCGGAGTACGGGTCATGCCGCTCGGCGACTCGATCACCGAGGGCACCCAGGTGCCGGGGGGTTACCGGATCGGCCTGTGGCAGCGGCTGAACAGCGCCGGATACCGGGTCGACCTCGTCGGCTCGCAGTACAACGGGCCGGGGAACCTGGGCGACCACGACCACGAGGGGCACCCCGGCTGGCGAATCGACCAGATCGACGCCAACATCGTCGGCTGGCTGCGCAACACCACTCCGCGGACGGTGCTGTTGCACATCGGCACCAACGACATCCTGCAGAACTACAACGTGTCGGGTGCGCCGAACCGGCTGTCCAGCCTGATCGACAAGATCACCGCGACCGCGCCGGATGCCGAGGTCTTCGTCGCGCAACTCATCCCGCTGTCCAATTCGGGCCAGGAGTCGGCGGTCCGCACCTTCAACGCCGCGATTCCCGGCATCGTGCAGAGCAAGGTGAACGCCGGCAAGCGCGTCCACCTGGTCGACATGCACTCCGCGCTCAACACGAGCGACCTGATCGACGGCATCCACCCGACCGCCAACGGCTACGACAAGATGGCCGCCGTCTGGTACAACGCGTTGCGCGCGGTGCCCGGCAGCATCGGCAACGTGGGCGGGTCGACCACGCCCCCGCCGACGACGGCGCCCCCGACTACCCCGCCGCCGACGACCCCGCCCCCGACGACTCCGCCGCCGACCACGCCACCGCCGGGTGGCGGGGCCTGCACCGCCACCTACGCCCTGGCCGGGCAGTGGCCGGGCGGGTTCCAGGCCACCGTGACCGTCACCGCCGGCGGCGCGGCCATCTCCGGCTGGACCGTCACCTGGACCTGGGCCAACGGTCAGACCATCAGCCAGTCGTGGAGCGCCACGATCAGCGGCAGCGGCGCCGCCGTCACCGCACGCAACGTCAGCTACAACGGCGCGTTGGGAGCCGGCGCCAGCACCCAGTTCGGCTTCCTCGGCTCCGTCAGCGGCGCCAACAACAACCCCACGCTGAGCTGCGCCGCAGCCTGA
- a CDS encoding family 43 glycosylhydrolase — MHRIRRLWLASLLAALLTTTGAAFVASSAQAASGCRVTYTITSSWSGGFGANVDITNLGDPVNGWRLTWAFGAGQTIQQLWNGNHTQSGANVTVTNAPYNGAIGTNASVSFGFNGGWTGSNPVPTDFALNGVACGDTPPTTSPSPTTSPTTSPSPTTSPTASPTPPPTTTPPPTDGPWPPSSTYTNPIVWQDFADGDIIRVGDVYYYTASTMHYSPGAPILRSYDLVHWEYAGHAVPNLDFDSNNYNLTGGRAYIKGIWASAFNYRKSNSTYYWLGCVEFNRTYVYTASAVDGTWQKKARINNCYYDAGLLIDDNDTMYVAYGNTTLSVAQLSADGTSQVRAQQVFSTPSSVGTLEGSRFYKRGNYYYIWVTRPANGQYVLRSTSPWGPYEMRQVLLNMPTPVSGAGIPHQGGLVQTQNGAWYYMAFVDAYPGGRIPVMAPINWSSDGWPSVQTVNGGWGASYPFPNVPRPPRQVKSMIGPDTFAGPTLDPRWEWNHNPDTTKFSLNNGLRLQTATVTNDLYAARNTLTHRIQGPTSTATIQLDYSTMRDGDRSGLAMLRHLSAWVGVRRDNGQTRVSMVDGLSMDSNWNTTSTGTERASAAVSGGRIWLRVNADVRPGSGRQARFSYSTDGVNFTSLGPAYTLNNDWPFFMGYRYGIFNYATSSLGGSVTVNRFDLTTP; from the coding sequence GTGCACCGCATCAGACGACTCTGGCTGGCCAGCCTGCTGGCCGCTCTCCTGACGACGACCGGAGCCGCGTTCGTCGCCTCGTCCGCCCAGGCCGCAAGCGGCTGCCGGGTGACCTACACGATCACCAGCTCCTGGTCGGGCGGCTTCGGCGCCAACGTGGACATCACCAACCTTGGTGATCCGGTCAACGGCTGGCGGCTGACCTGGGCCTTCGGCGCCGGACAGACCATCCAGCAACTGTGGAACGGCAACCACACCCAGTCCGGGGCCAACGTCACCGTCACCAACGCCCCCTACAACGGCGCGATCGGCACCAACGCCAGCGTGTCGTTCGGCTTCAACGGCGGCTGGACCGGCAGCAACCCGGTTCCGACAGACTTCGCCCTCAACGGCGTCGCCTGCGGTGACACCCCGCCGACGACCTCGCCGTCGCCGACCACCTCGCCGACCACCTCGCCGTCGCCGACGACGTCGCCGACGGCCTCACCGACTCCCCCGCCGACGACCACGCCCCCGCCCACCGACGGGCCGTGGCCGCCGTCGTCGACCTACACCAACCCGATCGTGTGGCAGGACTTCGCCGACGGCGACATCATCCGGGTCGGCGACGTCTACTACTACACGGCCTCCACCATGCACTACTCGCCCGGAGCGCCGATCCTGCGCTCCTACGACCTGGTGCACTGGGAGTACGCCGGGCACGCGGTGCCGAATCTGGACTTCGACTCGAACAACTACAACCTGACCGGGGGCCGGGCCTACATCAAGGGAATCTGGGCCTCCGCGTTCAACTACCGCAAGAGCAACAGCACCTACTACTGGCTCGGATGCGTCGAGTTCAACCGGACGTACGTCTACACCGCCTCGGCCGTGGACGGCACCTGGCAGAAGAAGGCCCGGATCAACAACTGCTACTACGACGCCGGGCTGCTGATCGACGACAACGACACGATGTACGTCGCGTACGGCAACACCACCCTCAGCGTGGCCCAGTTGTCGGCGGACGGCACCAGCCAGGTCCGCGCCCAGCAGGTGTTCAGCACGCCGTCGAGCGTCGGGACGCTTGAGGGCTCCCGGTTCTACAAGCGGGGCAACTACTACTACATCTGGGTGACCCGGCCGGCCAACGGCCAGTACGTGCTGCGCTCGACCAGCCCGTGGGGGCCGTACGAGATGCGGCAGGTGCTGCTCAACATGCCGACCCCGGTCTCCGGCGCCGGCATCCCGCACCAGGGCGGTCTGGTGCAGACCCAGAACGGCGCCTGGTACTACATGGCGTTCGTCGACGCGTACCCCGGTGGCCGGATCCCGGTGATGGCGCCGATCAACTGGAGCTCGGACGGCTGGCCCAGCGTCCAGACGGTGAACGGCGGTTGGGGCGCCAGCTACCCGTTCCCGAACGTGCCGCGGCCACCACGCCAGGTCAAGTCGATGATCGGTCCGGACACCTTCGCCGGCCCGACGCTCGACCCGCGCTGGGAGTGGAACCACAACCCGGACACCACGAAGTTCTCGCTCAACAACGGGCTGCGGTTGCAGACCGCCACGGTCACCAACGACCTGTACGCCGCCCGCAACACGTTGACCCACCGGATCCAGGGACCGACGTCTACCGCCACGATCCAACTGGACTACTCGACCATGCGGGACGGTGACCGGTCCGGACTGGCGATGCTGAGACATCTGTCGGCCTGGGTCGGCGTCCGTCGCGACAACGGACAGACCCGGGTGTCGATGGTCGACGGGCTCTCCATGGACAGCAACTGGAACACCACGAGCACCGGCACCGAACGGGCGAGCGCGGCGGTGTCCGGCGGCCGGATCTGGCTACGTGTCAACGCGGACGTCAGACCCGGCTCCGGCCGGCAGGCGAGGTTCTCCTACAGCACCGACGGAGTCAACTTCACCTCGCTCGGGCCGGCGTACACGCTGAACAACGACTGGCCGTTCTTCATGGGCTACCGGTACGGCATCTTCAACTACGCCACCTCGTCGCTCGGCGGTTCGGTCACCGTCAACCGTTTCGACCTCACCACTCCGTGA
- a CDS encoding alpha/beta hydrolase-fold protein, which produces MALAAGASATVSAPAAVAGKHRPAVAPGATVKPDHKSPTGYTVTFVYRNPDATQVRLAGDLTLLDLNTGATRYQPEEWQPGRYHAGGTEFLRDMTRDAKGNWSVSLPLHAGGISYWYRVWDPTRGWDNKRIWDPASTKPRPPGDASFRVRNNDVLDAVYVPYAKKQNDPVLKQRAEYELPIADRAKRGTVRYIPYTTILGDSGHYLGVYLPAGYDAKRRQPYKVAYLAHGIFGDETDFMVPANVPNILDNMTAKGEIEPTVVVTMGNHFTGTSLGFASYNQTNAANNLVQTILPLIEKKYNVSTEREGRAYAGFSYGGMTGAHVIRGYPTTFAFYGHFSGNPALSAQDYDNVAAAVGDDDLFVFLGNGVFEGNLNAQNAVADNFRARGYSAATTQVPGAHDGMTASQLFTIFARDHLWSGVDSVSVTPATTHLKKGGNRKFAARVTTNPGVSPAVTWSVRGATSARTTVSADGRLSVAAVERARSLTVVATSVVDPTKTASAQVILTRPGRGH; this is translated from the coding sequence ATGGCACTCGCCGCAGGCGCCAGCGCCACCGTCTCCGCGCCGGCCGCCGTCGCCGGCAAGCACCGGCCGGCGGTCGCGCCGGGCGCGACCGTCAAGCCGGACCACAAGTCACCGACCGGGTACACCGTCACGTTCGTCTACCGCAACCCCGACGCCACCCAGGTACGCCTGGCCGGCGACCTGACGCTGCTCGACCTGAACACCGGCGCCACGCGGTACCAGCCGGAGGAGTGGCAGCCGGGGCGCTACCACGCCGGGGGCACCGAGTTCCTCCGGGACATGACCCGGGACGCCAAGGGAAACTGGTCGGTCTCGCTCCCGCTGCACGCCGGCGGGATCAGCTACTGGTACCGGGTGTGGGACCCGACCCGGGGCTGGGATAACAAGCGGATCTGGGACCCGGCCTCCACCAAGCCCCGCCCGCCGGGCGACGCCTCGTTCCGGGTCCGCAACAACGACGTCCTCGACGCCGTGTACGTGCCCTACGCCAAAAAGCAGAACGACCCGGTGCTGAAGCAGCGGGCAGAGTATGAGCTGCCGATCGCGGACCGCGCGAAGCGGGGCACCGTCCGGTACATCCCCTACACCACCATCCTCGGCGACAGCGGTCACTACCTCGGCGTCTACCTGCCCGCCGGCTACGACGCCAAGCGCAGGCAACCGTACAAGGTCGCCTACCTCGCCCACGGCATCTTCGGCGACGAGACCGACTTCATGGTGCCGGCGAACGTCCCGAACATCCTGGACAACATGACGGCCAAGGGCGAGATCGAGCCCACGGTGGTGGTCACCATGGGCAACCACTTCACCGGCACCAGCCTCGGCTTCGCCTCCTACAACCAGACCAACGCCGCCAACAACCTGGTGCAGACGATCCTTCCGCTGATCGAGAAGAAGTACAACGTCTCGACCGAGCGCGAGGGACGCGCCTACGCCGGTTTCTCCTACGGCGGCATGACCGGCGCCCACGTCATCCGGGGCTACCCGACCACGTTCGCGTTCTACGGCCACTTCTCCGGCAACCCGGCCCTGAGCGCGCAGGACTACGACAACGTCGCGGCGGCGGTCGGTGACGACGACCTGTTCGTGTTCCTCGGCAACGGCGTCTTCGAGGGCAACCTCAACGCGCAGAACGCCGTCGCCGACAACTTCCGGGCCCGCGGCTACTCCGCCGCGACGACCCAGGTGCCCGGCGCGCACGACGGGATGACCGCGAGCCAGCTCTTCACCATCTTCGCCCGGGACCACCTGTGGTCGGGCGTCGACTCGGTGTCGGTGACGCCCGCGACCACCCACCTGAAGAAGGGCGGCAACCGGAAGTTCGCCGCCAGGGTGACCACCAACCCCGGAGTGAGTCCGGCGGTGACCTGGTCGGTCCGGGGAGCGACCTCGGCCCGGACGACGGTCTCCGCGGACGGCCGGCTCTCGGTGGCCGCTGTGGAGAGGGCGCGGTCGCTCACCGTCGTGGCGACGTCGGTGGTCGACCCGACCAAGACCGCCTCGGCCCAGGTGATCCTGACGCGACCGGGTCGGGGGCACTGA
- a CDS encoding L,D-transpeptidase family protein, translating to MRRRSLIVGAAAGLAAPVVAGATPAAAAAPDATTDPPRPRPRTWTPSNRASGLTTLPANTRQVVVVTAASWNTSYATLETFAKTDGRWTPVSAALSARIGSQFFSDNHVEGVPTTPTGVYAFGPTMYGIAADPGVKHPYHRVVTNDWWNENPASSAYNTFQHTATDPGGYSEALWKEKPAYTHFAVITYNMAPNVSKPVPNAGSGIFLHEFSKTPSGPTAGCVSLSHADLVGVLRWLDPAAQPRIVMCPLDSLGRY from the coding sequence ATGCGACGCAGATCCCTGATCGTCGGCGCGGCGGCCGGCCTCGCCGCGCCCGTCGTCGCCGGCGCGACGCCGGCAGCGGCCGCCGCTCCCGACGCCACCACCGACCCGCCCCGCCCACGGCCGCGCACCTGGACGCCGAGCAACAGGGCCAGCGGGCTCACCACCCTGCCGGCCAACACACGGCAGGTCGTCGTGGTGACCGCGGCCAGCTGGAACACCAGCTACGCCACGTTGGAGACGTTCGCGAAGACCGACGGCCGCTGGACCCCGGTCTCGGCGGCGCTGTCCGCGCGGATCGGCTCCCAGTTCTTCAGCGACAACCACGTCGAGGGCGTGCCGACCACGCCCACGGGCGTCTACGCGTTCGGCCCCACCATGTACGGCATCGCTGCGGATCCGGGCGTGAAACACCCCTACCACCGGGTCGTCACCAACGACTGGTGGAACGAGAATCCGGCTTCGTCGGCCTACAACACGTTCCAGCACACGGCCACCGACCCCGGCGGCTACAGCGAGGCGCTGTGGAAGGAGAAGCCGGCCTACACGCACTTCGCGGTGATCACCTACAACATGGCACCGAACGTGTCGAAGCCGGTGCCGAACGCGGGCAGCGGGATCTTCCTGCACGAGTTCAGCAAGACGCCTTCCGGTCCCACGGCCGGCTGCGTCAGCCTGTCGCACGCCGACCTGGTCGGCGTGCTCCGGTGGCTGGACCCGGCGGCCCAGCCGAGGATCGTGATGTGCCCGCTGGACAGCCTCGGCCGCTACTGA
- a CDS encoding glycoside hydrolase family 6 protein yields the protein MAILSPLRRRRSAALGMAAVAGATAAAIGLTVGGASAGTLSGSLYRDPTSAVVRWSAANSGDWRAAVIRDKIASQPQARWFANFNPSTIQSEVSGFIGAANAAQQIPVLSVYEITNRDCGGASAGGAPDLNQYQTWVSNFARGLGNQTAIIILETDSLALLTCLSSAELNARNQAISTATRTIKAGNPNAKVYLDGGHSTWNSANETANRLRNAGVQYADGFFTNVSNFNPTSSEANFGRGVISALNGMGISGKRQVIDTSRNGGASGDWCADDNTDRRIGQYPTVNTGDGNIDAYLWVKPPGEADGCRYTAGSFQPDLAYSLANGAPNPPTTAPPTTAPPTTAPPTTAPPTTAPPTTAPPTTAPPTTTPPPTGNGCSASFSVNQWPGGFTASVNVTAGSADINGWTVTITLPSGAAITGVWSAQASGTTGTVKFTNVGYNGHIGAGQSTNFGFQGTGSGPGGTASCTAS from the coding sequence GTGGCTATCCTCTCCCCGCTGCGCCGCCGCAGATCGGCGGCGCTCGGCATGGCGGCCGTCGCGGGCGCCACCGCCGCCGCCATCGGTCTCACCGTCGGCGGCGCCTCCGCCGGCACACTGTCCGGATCGCTCTACCGCGACCCGACGTCGGCGGTCGTCCGGTGGTCCGCCGCCAACTCCGGCGACTGGCGCGCCGCAGTCATCCGGGACAAGATCGCGAGCCAGCCGCAGGCCCGCTGGTTCGCCAACTTCAACCCGTCGACCATCCAGTCCGAGGTCTCCGGGTTCATCGGCGCCGCCAACGCGGCGCAGCAGATCCCGGTGCTGTCGGTCTACGAGATCACCAACCGGGACTGCGGCGGAGCGAGCGCCGGCGGGGCGCCGGACCTCAACCAGTACCAGACGTGGGTGTCCAACTTCGCCCGCGGCCTGGGCAACCAGACCGCCATCATCATCCTGGAGACCGACTCGCTCGCCCTGCTGACCTGCCTGAGCAGCGCCGAGCTGAACGCGCGCAACCAGGCGATCTCGACGGCCACCCGGACCATCAAGGCGGGCAACCCCAACGCCAAGGTGTACCTCGACGGTGGCCACTCCACGTGGAACAGCGCCAACGAGACGGCCAACCGGCTCCGGAACGCGGGCGTGCAGTACGCCGACGGCTTCTTCACCAACGTGTCGAACTTCAACCCCACCTCGAGTGAGGCGAACTTCGGCCGCGGGGTCATCTCCGCCCTCAACGGCATGGGCATCTCGGGCAAGCGTCAGGTCATCGACACCAGTCGCAACGGCGGAGCCAGCGGCGACTGGTGCGCCGACGACAACACCGACCGGCGCATCGGGCAGTACCCGACGGTGAACACCGGCGACGGCAACATCGACGCGTACCTCTGGGTGAAGCCGCCGGGCGAGGCGGACGGCTGCCGCTACACGGCCGGCTCGTTCCAGCCGGACCTGGCCTACAGCCTGGCCAACGGCGCGCCCAACCCGCCGACCACCGCGCCGCCGACCACCGCGCCGCCGACCACCGCGCCGCCGACCACCGCACCGCCGACGACGGCCCCGCCGACGACCGCGCCGCCGACCACGGCTCCTCCCACCACCACGCCGCCGCCGACCGGTAACGGCTGCTCCGCCTCGTTCTCGGTCAACCAGTGGCCCGGTGGATTCACCGCGAGCGTGAACGTCACCGCCGGCTCCGCGGACATCAACGGCTGGACCGTGACCATCACGCTGCCCAGCGGCGCCGCGATCACCGGCGTCTGGAGCGCGCAGGCGAGCGGCACCACTGGGACCGTCAAGTTCACGAACGTGGGCTACAACGGACACATCGGCGCTGGTCAGTCGACCAACTTCGGCTTCCAGGGCACCGGCTCCGGCCCCGGCGGGACGGCCAGCTGCACGGCCAGCTGA
- a CDS encoding DUF4139 domain-containing protein: protein MDTTEIDAPVVSVTVYPDRARVTRRGSLRLPAGDHRVRVAPLPSGLRRDSIRVGGRGAATVLGVDVTARRQARSTDAQVVDLERRRRELADELAEVEDADGVEEQRGAFLTRLAERAGGTYARALAAGDAAPADVAAFTDAVTAQLSDARSRRRALARRRTELAEQLAAVDRDLDAARGKREPDRLAADVTVTVADDDADVELELTYLVDGARWQPSYDLRLVDDTMTVTWFALVSQGTGEDWPECELQLSTARPAATAGVPELPPWYLDRFRPAAPRAAAADPPVGMPPPPAPGAAPVGGGLARSAALRPRVRESVAEVEQGVSAATYRPARPVAVPADGSAHRATIAVLELPARLDHVTVPVRAAEAHLRATVRNTSAHTLLPGPAAVFHGADFVAATRLPTWAPGEETELALGVDDRLRVERKLHRRTETKATLSSTRRREVEHRITVANHTPRAATVEVRDQLPVSRDEAVVVRETTLAPPPAERTELGELTWRLSLAPGDSGEITLGFRVELPKGVELTGWRE, encoded by the coding sequence GTGGACACCACCGAGATCGACGCACCGGTCGTCAGCGTGACCGTCTATCCGGACCGGGCGCGCGTCACCCGCCGCGGCAGCCTCCGGCTCCCCGCCGGCGACCATCGGGTACGCGTCGCGCCGCTCCCGTCGGGCCTGCGACGGGACTCGATCCGGGTCGGCGGACGCGGCGCGGCCACCGTGCTCGGCGTGGACGTGACCGCCCGGCGGCAGGCCCGCAGCACCGACGCGCAGGTGGTCGACCTCGAGCGGCGGCGGCGCGAACTCGCCGACGAACTGGCCGAGGTCGAGGACGCCGACGGGGTCGAGGAGCAGCGCGGCGCTTTCCTCACCCGGTTGGCCGAGCGCGCCGGCGGCACGTACGCCCGGGCGCTCGCCGCCGGCGACGCCGCGCCGGCCGACGTGGCCGCCTTCACCGACGCGGTGACCGCGCAGCTCAGCGACGCCCGGTCCCGGCGGCGCGCGCTGGCCCGGCGGCGTACCGAGCTGGCCGAGCAACTGGCCGCGGTCGATCGCGACCTCGACGCGGCGCGCGGCAAGCGGGAGCCGGACCGACTGGCCGCCGACGTGACCGTCACGGTGGCGGACGACGACGCCGACGTCGAGCTGGAACTGACCTACCTGGTGGACGGCGCCCGGTGGCAGCCCTCCTACGACCTGCGGCTCGTCGACGACACCATGACCGTCACCTGGTTCGCGCTCGTCAGCCAGGGCACCGGCGAGGACTGGCCGGAGTGCGAACTCCAGCTCTCCACCGCCCGGCCGGCGGCGACGGCCGGCGTACCCGAATTGCCGCCCTGGTATCTCGACCGGTTCCGGCCGGCGGCCCCGCGGGCCGCGGCGGCGGACCCGCCGGTCGGGATGCCGCCGCCCCCGGCGCCCGGCGCGGCGCCGGTCGGCGGCGGACTCGCCCGGTCCGCGGCACTCCGGCCCCGGGTGCGGGAGAGCGTCGCCGAGGTGGAGCAGGGGGTCAGCGCGGCCACCTACCGGCCGGCCCGGCCGGTGGCGGTGCCGGCCGACGGCAGCGCCCACCGGGCCACCATCGCGGTGCTGGAGCTGCCGGCCCGGCTGGACCACGTGACCGTGCCGGTCCGCGCCGCCGAGGCCCACCTGCGGGCGACGGTACGCAACACGTCGGCGCACACGCTGCTCCCCGGCCCGGCGGCGGTGTTCCACGGCGCCGACTTCGTCGCGGCCACCCGGCTGCCGACGTGGGCGCCGGGCGAGGAGACCGAGTTGGCGCTCGGCGTGGACGACCGGCTGCGGGTGGAGCGGAAACTGCACCGGCGCACCGAGACGAAGGCCACGCTCTCCTCGACCCGGCGGCGGGAGGTGGAGCACCGGATCACCGTCGCCAACCACACGCCCCGCGCCGCGACGGTCGAGGTACGCGACCAGCTGCCGGTGTCCCGCGACGAGGCGGTGGTGGTGCGGGAGACGACGCTTGCGCCGCCGCCGGCGGAGCGTACCGAGCTGGGGGAACTGACCTGGCGGCTGTCGCTCGCGCCGGGCGACAGCGGCGAGATCACCTTGGGCTTCCGGGTGGAGCTGCCGAAGGGGGTCGAGCTCACCGGTTGGCGGGAGTAG
- a CDS encoding GlsB/YeaQ/YmgE family stress response membrane protein yields MEVTGFFIAIIIGLIIGALGRLVVPGKQDIPIWLTLVIGVVAALLGTLVAGLFGVDDTAGIDWIELALQIIFAAVGVYIAAGAYGRRRH; encoded by the coding sequence GTGGAAGTTACCGGCTTCTTCATCGCGATCATCATCGGTCTCATCATCGGCGCGCTCGGTCGCCTGGTGGTGCCGGGCAAGCAGGACATCCCGATCTGGCTCACGCTTGTCATCGGTGTGGTCGCCGCGCTCCTGGGCACCCTCGTCGCCGGCCTGTTCGGCGTGGACGACACCGCCGGCATCGACTGGATCGAGCTGGCGCTACAGATCATCTTCGCCGCGGTCGGCGTCTACATCGCCGCCGGCGCGTACGGACGTCGCCGCCACTGA
- a CDS encoding ion transporter, with amino-acid sequence MVDRRAEVPAQRGVRRPGGAESGTVAARCARIVASRPFEIAIVVLIMANGAVLGIETYPHSGATAAALRWTELMFRVVFVVEITIRVLAYGRRPQDFFRHGWNVFDLLVTVAIFVPGLHGDPAVLRFVRVARVLRLVRFSPGLRTIVTALWRSLPGVAAFLALAGVTLYVYGMVGWLIFGDRYPEQYGDIGRSLVTLFVLLSLETLPDLLEQGLEVSSWTLLYYVSFVMIAVNLLLNILIAVIVNSMEEARRLEMTEGLASDYDSDGDGVPDELDRIAISQRLDDLRTVVAELERELRIDREDSPGGPRRRQPADR; translated from the coding sequence ATGGTTGACCGGCGAGCTGAGGTGCCGGCCCAGCGGGGGGTGCGCCGTCCGGGCGGCGCGGAGTCCGGGACGGTGGCGGCCCGGTGTGCCCGGATCGTCGCGTCCCGGCCGTTCGAGATCGCGATCGTGGTGCTGATCATGGCCAACGGCGCGGTGCTGGGCATCGAGACGTACCCGCACTCGGGGGCCACCGCGGCGGCGCTGCGCTGGACCGAGCTGATGTTCCGGGTGGTCTTCGTCGTGGAGATCACCATCCGGGTGCTGGCGTACGGCCGCCGGCCGCAGGACTTCTTCCGGCACGGCTGGAACGTGTTCGACCTGCTGGTGACCGTGGCGATCTTCGTGCCGGGGCTGCACGGCGACCCGGCGGTGCTGCGGTTCGTCCGGGTGGCCCGGGTGCTGCGGCTGGTCCGCTTCTCGCCCGGCCTGCGCACCATCGTCACGGCGCTGTGGCGCAGCCTGCCCGGCGTGGCGGCGTTCCTCGCGCTCGCCGGGGTCACCCTCTATGTCTACGGGATGGTCGGCTGGCTCATCTTCGGCGACCGCTACCCGGAGCAGTACGGCGACATCGGCCGCTCGCTCGTCACGCTGTTCGTGCTGCTGTCCCTGGAGACGCTGCCCGACCTGCTGGAACAGGGCCTGGAGGTGTCGTCGTGGACGCTGCTCTACTACGTCAGCTTCGTGATGATCGCGGTCAACCTGCTGCTGAACATCCTCATCGCCGTCATCGTCAACTCGATGGAGGAGGCGCGCCGGTTGGAGATGACCGAGGGGTTGGCGTCGGACTACGACTCCGACGGCGACGGGGTGCCGGACGAACTGGACCGGATCGCGATCAGTCAGCGCCTGGACGACCTGCGTACGGTGGTCGCCGAGTTGGAGCGGGAGCTGCGGATCGACCGGGAGGACAGCCCCGGCGGGCCCCGGCGACGGCAGCCCGCGGACCGCTGA
- a CDS encoding magnesium and cobalt transport protein CorA, with amino-acid sequence MADNRSSEGFGRQLDEHAIDAGAAEPERAAGLVDSGVYVDGVRRASPGGLADTYRCLQQLDGAMAWIGLRGPSRAQIVSLAAEFRLPELAVEDAINAHQRPKLERYDDTLFVVLRAARYLDAREAVEFAELHLFLGPGFVITVRHGGAPDLAAVRRRLEADPGVLGLGPEAVLYAVLDRVVDGYAPVVAGLENDIDEVETEVFGGDPNASRRIYQLSREVIQFQRAARPLLKVVEALTGGFERYGTDEELRRRLRDVADHLIQVVERVDGFRHLLQSILTVNATLVSQAQNEEMRSLTAASFEQNEEVKRVSAWAAILFAPTLIGTVYGMNFTHMPELGWRYGYLFAVALMLAVCGALYLLFKRRGWL; translated from the coding sequence ATGGCGGACAACCGGTCCTCGGAGGGGTTCGGCCGGCAGTTGGACGAGCACGCCATCGACGCCGGCGCGGCCGAGCCGGAGCGGGCGGCCGGGCTGGTCGACAGCGGCGTCTACGTCGACGGCGTACGGCGTGCCTCGCCGGGCGGCCTCGCCGACACGTACCGCTGTCTCCAGCAGCTCGACGGCGCGATGGCCTGGATCGGCCTGCGCGGGCCGAGCCGGGCGCAGATCGTCTCGCTGGCCGCCGAGTTCCGGCTGCCCGAGCTGGCGGTCGAGGACGCGATCAACGCCCACCAGCGGCCGAAGCTGGAGCGGTACGACGACACCCTGTTCGTGGTGCTGCGCGCCGCCCGCTATCTCGACGCGCGGGAGGCGGTCGAGTTCGCCGAGCTGCACCTGTTCCTCGGACCCGGGTTCGTGATCACGGTCCGGCACGGCGGCGCACCCGACCTGGCGGCCGTGCGGCGGCGGCTGGAGGCCGACCCGGGTGTCCTCGGGCTCGGCCCCGAGGCGGTCCTGTACGCGGTGCTCGACCGGGTGGTCGACGGCTACGCGCCGGTGGTGGCCGGGCTGGAGAACGACATCGACGAGGTGGAGACCGAGGTGTTCGGCGGCGACCCGAACGCGAGCCGTCGCATCTACCAGTTGAGCCGCGAGGTGATCCAGTTCCAGCGGGCGGCGAGGCCGCTGCTGAAGGTCGTCGAGGCGCTCACCGGCGGCTTCGAGCGCTACGGCACGGACGAGGAGCTGCGCCGCCGGCTGCGGGACGTGGCCGACCACCTCATCCAGGTGGTGGAGCGGGTGGACGGCTTCCGGCACCTGTTGCAGAGCATCCTCACCGTCAACGCGACCCTGGTGTCGCAGGCGCAGAACGAGGAGATGCGCAGTCTCACCGCCGCGAGTTTCGAGCAGAACGAGGAGGTCAAGCGCGTTTCCGCCTGGGCGGCGATCCTGTTCGCGCCCACCCTGATCGGCACCGTCTACGGGATGAACTTCACCCACATGCCGGAGCTGGGCTGGCGGTACGGCTACCTGTTCGCGGTCGCCCTGATGCTCGCCGTCTGCGGCGCGCTCTATCTGCTGTTCAAACGTCGCGGCTGGCTGTGA